Proteins encoded together in one Marinithermus hydrothermalis DSM 14884 window:
- a CDS encoding DUF72 domain-containing protein, with protein MEVYLGTGGYANDDWIGPLYPPGTKPAAYLSIYARHFNAVELNASFYAIPGVKAFEGMLRRSEGRVRFAVKLHRSMTHERTATDETYRRLFESVRPLAEAGVLGPFLAQFPYAFHRTPENRRYLLDLVERFEGYRLAVEFRHASWDREAVRAAFRERGLIWVANDYPPLKGLPKPVLYVTAEAAYLRFHGRNTRTWWEGKTQAERHDYLYTPDELAPWVRALTEQQETIREAWLIFNNTTNGHALRNLAMMKALLEAAGLEAPIDPPRP; from the coding sequence GTGGAAGTATACCTGGGCACCGGCGGATACGCGAACGACGACTGGATCGGGCCGTTGTACCCGCCCGGCACGAAACCCGCGGCGTACCTCTCGATCTACGCGCGGCACTTCAACGCGGTCGAGTTGAACGCGAGCTTCTACGCGATCCCCGGCGTGAAGGCCTTCGAGGGCATGCTGCGCCGCAGCGAGGGGCGCGTGCGCTTCGCGGTGAAGCTCCACCGCTCCATGACGCACGAACGCACCGCGACCGACGAAACGTACCGGCGCTTGTTTGAGTCCGTTCGCCCCCTCGCCGAAGCGGGCGTGCTGGGGCCGTTTCTCGCCCAGTTCCCGTACGCCTTCCACCGCACTCCGGAGAACCGGCGGTACCTCCTGGACCTGGTGGAACGCTTCGAGGGGTACCGGCTCGCGGTGGAGTTCCGGCACGCCTCCTGGGACCGAGAAGCGGTACGGGCCGCGTTCCGGGAACGCGGCCTCATCTGGGTGGCGAACGACTACCCGCCCTTAAAAGGCCTGCCCAAGCCCGTGCTTTACGTGACCGCGGAGGCGGCGTACCTTCGGTTTCACGGGCGCAACACCCGCACGTGGTGGGAGGGGAAGACCCAGGCCGAGCGGCATGACTACCTCTACACCCCGGACGAGCTCGCCCCCTGGGTCCGCGCCCTCACCGAACAGCAAGAAACGATACGCGAGGCTTGGCTCATCTTCAACAACACCACGAACGGCCACGCCCTCCGGAACCTCGCCATGATGAAGGCGCTCCTGGAGGCCGCGGGCCTCGAGGCCCCCATCGATCCCCCGCGGCCGTAA
- a CDS encoding peptidylprolyl isomerase — protein MKARLVWLALALVACKGDDMQPLEYLSPEPVRAFTAPEAVIDRTRWDYYAELETTQGTVRIDLLEDAAPNTVNSFVFLALHRYFEGVVWHRVIPGFVAQTGDPTGTGTGGPGYSFGLEIAPDLAFDRAGVVGMARTADPNSNGSQFFITYGPAPHLTGQYTIFGRVVEGMEVLERLQPTDRTPRARWDRILTVRILTRPKVP, from the coding sequence ATGAAGGCCCGGCTTGTGTGGCTCGCCCTGGCCCTGGTGGCCTGCAAAGGAGACGATATGCAACCCTTGGAGTACCTGTCCCCGGAGCCCGTGCGCGCCTTTACGGCGCCCGAAGCGGTGATCGACCGGACGCGGTGGGACTACTACGCGGAGCTCGAGACCACCCAAGGCACGGTGCGGATCGACCTCCTGGAGGACGCCGCTCCGAACACGGTGAACTCGTTCGTCTTCCTCGCGCTCCACCGGTACTTCGAAGGGGTCGTGTGGCACCGGGTAATCCCGGGGTTCGTGGCGCAGACGGGGGACCCGACCGGGACCGGGACGGGCGGTCCGGGGTACAGTTTTGGCTTGGAGATCGCGCCGGACTTGGCCTTCGACCGAGCGGGCGTGGTAGGCATGGCGCGCACCGCGGATCCGAACTCGAACGGCAGCCAGTTCTTCATCACCTACGGCCCCGCCCCTCACCTCACGGGGCAGTACACGATCTTCGGCCGGGTCGTGGAGGGCATGGAGGTCCTCGAGCGGCTCCAGCCCACGGACCGCACGCCGCGCGCGCGGTGGGACCGGATCCTCACGGTCCGCATCCTGACCCGCCCCAAGGTTCCCTAA
- a CDS encoding RNA-guided endonuclease InsQ/TnpB family protein produces the protein MIRYSGFVQTLTVRCTLKPALEQAEALEATVQLFMEGCNYALRVAKERGEFRRFRLHHLVYKDLRAMGLSANLAVQAIARVGRKKGSRAKFYQPTSVAYDQRTLSLRMADETVSLTTVKGRLRIPLKLGNYQRHLLRKAKSVQGGVLTKGPKGKWYIHLTLRVETPEPPGGGGRVVGVDLGQKALATLSAGHRFSGGRLKSVRLRYLQKRAEVRSKLDRPSERTRGLKRLWARLSGREARFVNSALHALTRRIVDLLEPGDILALEHLTGLRGRTSKRGRKGRHLHNLWPYGRLRFLLEYKARLKGVRVVYVDPRHTSRECPRCGHVSKVNRRSQALFRCEACGFQHNADWVASVNIARRALAQGAGSAGPGHGQLALVLGHRLKHLHLPAS, from the coding sequence ATGATACGCTATAGTGGTTTCGTGCAGACCCTCACGGTGCGTTGCACCCTGAAGCCCGCCCTTGAACAGGCCGAGGCCCTGGAGGCCACAGTCCAGCTCTTCATGGAGGGGTGCAATTACGCCCTGAGGGTGGCCAAGGAGCGAGGGGAGTTCCGCCGTTTCCGACTCCACCACCTGGTCTACAAGGACCTCCGGGCGATGGGGCTCAGCGCGAACCTCGCCGTGCAGGCCATCGCCCGGGTCGGCAGGAAAAAGGGCAGCCGGGCCAAGTTCTACCAGCCCACCTCCGTGGCCTACGACCAGCGCACCCTGTCCCTGCGCATGGCTGACGAGACCGTCTCCCTGACCACGGTCAAAGGCCGGCTTCGCATCCCCCTTAAGCTCGGCAACTACCAGCGCCACCTCCTGCGCAAAGCCAAGAGCGTCCAGGGGGGCGTCCTTACGAAGGGCCCCAAGGGGAAGTGGTACATCCACCTCACCCTGCGGGTGGAAACCCCCGAGCCTCCTGGCGGAGGGGGCCGGGTGGTGGGCGTGGACCTGGGGCAGAAGGCCCTCGCCACCCTCTCCGCGGGGCACCGGTTTTCGGGCGGGCGCCTGAAGAGCGTGAGGCTGCGCTACCTCCAGAAGCGGGCCGAGGTCCGGAGTAAACTGGACCGCCCTTCCGAACGCACCAGGGGCCTGAAGCGCCTTTGGGCACGGCTTTCCGGTCGGGAGGCCCGCTTCGTAAATAGCGCCCTGCACGCCCTCACCCGGCGCATCGTAGACCTGCTGGAACCCGGCGACATCCTCGCCCTGGAGCACCTCACGGGGCTCAGGGGGAGGACCTCCAAGCGAGGGAGGAAGGGGCGTCACCTGCACAACCTCTGGCCCTACGGGAGACTTCGCTTCCTCCTTGAGTACAAGGCCCGGCTTAAGGGGGTGCGAGTGGTCTACGTGGACCCCAGGCACACCAGCCGGGAATGCCCGCGCTGCGGTCACGTTTCCAAGGTAAACCGCCGAAGCCAAGCCCTTTTCCGCTGCGAGGCTTGCGGGTTCCAGCACAACGCGGACTGGGTGGCGAGCGTGAACATCGCCCGGAGGGCGTTGGCCCAAGGAGCGGGCTCCGCGGGCCCGGGCCACGGTCAGCTGGCCCTGGTGCTGGGGCATCGCCTTAAGCATCTTCACCTCCCGGCAAGCTGA